The DNA window CTCATCTGGGGCCGTGAGGACCGGGTGAACCCGCTCGACGGCGCGTTGGTGGCGCTCAAGCAGATTCCGAAAGTCCAGCTGCACGTGTTCGGTCAGTGCGGGCACTGGGCACAGGTGGAGAAGTTCGACGAATTCAACAAGCTGACTGTCGATTTCCTCGGGGGCGAGTAATGAGCATCAAGTCACTGGGTTACCTGCGTATCGAATCCACCGACGTCGGCGCGTGGCGCGAGTACGGCCTGAAGGTGCTCGGCATGGTCGAGGGATCCGGGCAGACCGAAGGTGCGCTTTACCTGCGAATGGACGAGTTCCCGGCCCGTCTGGTCATCGTGCCCGGCGAGCACGACAGGCTGGTGCAGTCCGGCTGGGAGACGGCCAATGCCGCAGCGCTGCAGGAGATTCGCAACCGCCTCGACATTCATGGCACGCCGTATAAGGAGGCGTCGACCGCCGAACTCGCGGAGCGCCGCGTCGACGAGATGATCACGTTCGACGACCCCTCGGGCAACACCCTGGAGGTCTTTCACGGGGTTGCCCTGGAGCACCGCCGTGTCGTCAGTCCGTACGGCCACAAGTTCATCACCGAGGAGCAGGGTCTCGGTCACGTGGTACTGACCACCCGCGACGACGCGGAGACCTTGTACTTCTACCGCGACGTGCTCGGCTTCTTCCTGCGCGACTCGATGAAGCTGCCCCCGCAACTCGTCGGCAGACCCGCCGATGGTGCGCCGGCATGGCTGCGGTTCCTCGGCGTGAACCCGCGCCACCACAGCCTGGCCTTCATGCCCGGGGAGACACCAAGCGGCATCGTGCATCTCATGGTCGAGGTCGGTGAGGCCGACGAC is part of the Mycolicibacterium tusciae JS617 genome and encodes:
- the hsaC gene encoding iron-dependent extradiol dioxygenase HsaC — its product is MSIKSLGYLRIESTDVGAWREYGLKVLGMVEGSGQTEGALYLRMDEFPARLVIVPGEHDRLVQSGWETANAAALQEIRNRLDIHGTPYKEASTAELAERRVDEMITFDDPSGNTLEVFHGVALEHRRVVSPYGHKFITEEQGLGHVVLTTRDDAETLYFYRDVLGFFLRDSMKLPPQLVGRPADGAPAWLRFLGVNPRHHSLAFMPGETPSGIVHLMVEVGEADDVGLCLDRALRRKVPMSATLGRHVNDKMLSFYMKTPGGFDIEFGCEGLQVTDDNWVARESTAVSLWGHDFSIGFR